The Vigna unguiculata cultivar IT97K-499-35 chromosome 11, ASM411807v1, whole genome shotgun sequence genomic sequence ATCTTCCTTGACGAAGATAATTGCCAAAATCAGAAGGCAAATCCTAACACATAGAATgtaattaaagaaatgaataaaaattacttaTCCGTTTAAGATAtcgattaaatttttttaaaaaattaaaatacattaatataaatataaatgaaatgaatCTCACCAGATGGCTAGCATGGCATTGGTTTGGATTCAGAAATATGCAAAAATGCAACTTCGGTCCATTGAAAAGTGGTTCATCTGCTTGAAGTCTTTTAAGAAAACGTCCAATAGAtaaaggtttgcatttacttGGAAAAACAGTGATGTGGAAGCAAGAATGACCAacatatccaaaataaatacTGTGGTTATCGTGTAGTTCATAAAATTCCCTTAAATCATTCCATCCTCCTATTACCATTGGTTTCTGTAAATTCTTGTTATAAGTGACGACATGTCTATTGCCTTCTTCATCTGTTAAAGTCCATTGACGTTGAAGATCGTGATCATAAAGAATGGCGAACGCACGATCCACAAACCCAACAACCTCCAaggatataatttatttgaacaaCGACATAAAttagttgaagaaaaaatgataatataatttcaaatccgtgaaaaaaaataagaagagtagaagaatttttttaaaaccaaaactgtatataaaaatataccaaaGACGTACCTCATCCTCAAGGTGGATAATACAGAACTGGTACCTACTCATTGTATTAACAACTTGTTCTTGGTTGAAGTTGTTCTCCATTTGGTAGGACTTTCAGAATGGAAGTAGAAATAGAGTAGTAAAAATGGAGAATATGACGGAACTTATgttcaagtgtggttgtgaTGGTACAATGAAGATCAACATTTATAGAGGAAAAATCCCCCATGAAAAGACGGGACGATTACAAATACATTTCAAAACAgtaatgtaattattactttGGAAAACGGGAAGACCATAAaagaacaatataaaatattacgttataaattattttaaaaatataagaatatcataatataatataatatataataaaataaagagttatttttacaataaagtAACAACCaaaatccatatatatatatatatatatatatatatatatatatatatatatatataacatatagagataaatattaatatatatatgtatatattatattaacacAAATGGAATCGAAATTGACGTAGTaggttaaaatataataattggttgtaaatttatgatatattaaatttttgttttttagatatatgagaatgaaaatggaatttatttaataaatttggtaaccataacaaagaaaaatgattCAAATATGTGTATGGCAGCCAATTGTGTTGCCATAACTTAAAATGTGACAACATTTAATTAGTTtgccaaatatatattatttatgaaaaccAATGTAAATAAGAATTTCTAAATTCggttgtttaagaaaaatatatgatgcatttatgaaaataaatataactaataaatttgaatttctaaataagtttttgataaaagttatattttattataagaaataattgataaataattgaTGGTAAAACAtaatatcacttttaaaacggtTTGATGTAGCTGGCAGTCAAGTTTGTTgacaataattgaaaaatgtcaacaatatTTTACAAACCAGCGGAtgcaagaaataaaattatacaatttgtaacaaataaaaccataataaaagcataatatagttataatcaaattaaacatCAAAGTTATAGTTTAAAGGAAATTGAAGACATAACCATGCGTACACATATTACAGTCCCAAATTGTCagacataaaagaaattgtcttcaaatattaaaactaaaatcatctattgtttgtctaatttttccttcttaatatttctttttagcaACTTCAGTGGAACAGTGTCTTCTTCGATGGATTCAAGTGATAAGGTCTTCTTTGCAGATTCTCTCTTAAGTGAAGTGTTACCATCCTCATTCGTAGCAGTATCTTTGATTAAGTCAGCAGATTGGGATGCACAGTCAATTGTTTCTTTGGTAAATCTGACTAATAAATCCTATAGTACAgtttaaaaacaaatagaattaataaaatcatacgtcattaacaaaaaatgaaatttattaaatttgtataccTCGACAATATCAACAGTAGACTCATTGACTACACGCTGTTTTTCTCTGCTAAACTCACCATTGCCAGCATAAACATCCTTTAAGAaggttaagaaaaataaatgattaagaagttaaatatatgtaaattgtaaaatgtaaactgtatatttaaagttatatattacCACAGATTTCAACGAAGAATCATTGAACTTCTCAATTATATCATCATCAAGACATATTTTCTTCACTCTGAAAGATTGTTCAAGTTTGAAAGTTTGATCGTTCCTACTTTCAACTTTAAACAGCAGACTTTGATTAACTAATTCTTCAAACTCCTTAGGAAAATTCCCACAACCATTCATCTACGATAACaaagtaatttaaaatcatattcaGAGAGATATATCGCACTGTCCTTATTACtgtatatatataagttgataTATTCAAGAGTATACCTTATCATGAGATTCTAACATATCAGCACAGGTTTTTTTGAAAAGGGTGGTTGCATCCCtatcaaacagaacaaatgtGGTGGAATCGGATGAGTCAATAACTCGAACCTTAATCCTATatctgtaaaatatataaaagtattaattcccaaaagtgaaaattataatcatatatGTAAATTGGCATTAAGTTTAATAAAGTTAAAGTTAACCTTGGAAAGACTTTTATAACATGCTTGTTACACTTCTCGCAAAAGAACATCTTTGAATCTGGATAAACAGCTTTGTTGCAAACACAAGCCGTATACCACCAGTCATCCTCATCCAAGATATGGTTAATGGTTCCAAACAATATGAAAGTTGCAAcctttgaatatataaaagattaatgTAAAAAGGTATTGACAACAACAAACTGACATGAAATAATTTAGAAGTCATTCTAACCTCTTTACAATCTTTAAGACCTTGAATAGTCGTCCTAGGTGTAACAGTTAAAAAGTCTTCTTCCACAGTATTTTTGGAAGTCTGAGACAGCTGCGTTAATCCTTGAGAGGGAGATTCATTGTTCTCAATCATCCTGGGCAAtacaaattaaagttaaaaaaatggattaactaaaaaattagaaagtatTGCAATAAATGAATAACAATTTGAACATTACCTTGATTTAAGTTCAGATGCCTCCTTGAAGTTAACGTTGTACTTAATCCTAGTGCAGAACTTGCAATTTTGAAGTTGAACCTTATCTACATTTAAAAACATAGTGCATGTGAAAGTACCATGGTAATACAAATtgtaatataacaaaagtaaaataagtgACAGAAGTTTACCTTGAAAAGTTTTGACTTTCGCAAATTCTATACTTATAGCACAATTTTGTACTTCTCCACTTGAAAGAAATACATTCAGTTCATCgacataaataccaaacaaaGTACATTCTATTCGAAACCTAAACATTCAATAAATGTTATgtcaaatcattatttaaacaaaaataaaaaggtatgtACTATATCATAGAAATAAAATACCCATCAGCTTCTATTGCaatgacatttaattttgttgtctttccaTCAACTTGCAATTCTCTTTCAGTACCCACTCCGACCAGTAATCCAAATACatctaaagaaaaaataatagaagtcATAACATAAAATGACGAAATAATTGTTCataactaaaatatatgaatggtagaaaaacaaaaaatattaagttaccAACTAAATAATCAGTATCGAATCCAGTGGTTGTCAATAATGACAAAGGTGTGTATTGTGGTTTCACATCAGGAACCAAGTTACCATCAAGCAAACTAACTTTGGTACCAAACTGGAAATTAATCTTATAAGGGTGGTGCGTAGTTCTGTAAATTCCAGAATTTGGAGCAACACTGAAATTTTGTATGGCATAAACACCACCTTCAGAAATTTCAGTCTGGAATTTGTAAATTAGAGTACGTCTGATGGAAGCATGTATTTTAGAACCCTGAAATACATcaatataataaagataaagatgttTAACATACAGATATTTTGTTGATAACAATGATGGTAAATAATTAGACGAATAATAACCTCTTTGTCTTGAATAACCAACTCCATGGAAAAAGGACACCTCTGTTTAGTGAAATCTGGAACGAACCATGAACGTATCACCCTAACAATGATATTCCAGTTCTCCTTTTCTGGAGTAACTTGGCTTACATTTTGAGTTTGCTTTTGAAGTTCAGAGAGAGACATGTTGATCTCAACACAAAGATATTCAACAAAtggaagtaaaaaattaagtactaCATTGGTTACATATTTAAACTcacataaaaaagataataatgaattagaatatattttagtaaggaaattaaaaaaaataataaaaggttcAAAGCAGCTATAGAGTAATATATATCTGTTTGGTCAAGGATAGTAAGAAAAAGATAACATGGATTTggcaaattttgaaaaagtaaaggTTCATACGTGATTGgattgtaaaatttgaaatggttAAAGAAGCCAAGAGGTACAAAAGCATTAAGTAATCTGCAAACATGGAGTAATAGACATGacatgttaatagaaaaaaaaaatttgacctAGGTTTACAGAAATCATACTATCATTTTCTTGTGAAAACTGCGAAAAACAGCTATTGATGTCAGAAACCAGTAATGTGTTGCAATGGTTTTTTTGACAGGTttcatataaaaggaaaataaaggaaataaagCTTTCTGATGAAGATGAACCATTAAAAGCTTactttgaaatgaaaacatTACCTCTTGGCGTGATGTATTGAGCAGTGAACCATTAATTGAATCACTAATATGGAAACAATGAAGATCTGCAAAAAAGTATGGCTgcataaagaaataattttaagcCAAAAGCAATGTGCGAAGATGTTTTTTCAGGATTTGTTAACAAATGAACAAAATGTACAACTGTACAAAAGAACATATGAACTGCTACGCTTGATGTCGaactatatttgttataaaaaaggACATACCTTTCGTGGAATATGGTTTGTATGAATCCAGACTTGGCAGAGAAAAGAGATAAGTTATTTGgatgaataataattaaataaagtttagaAAAAGAGAACAAAACAGTGTTATACACAATATACAATAGTGGTAGAAACTTGCTGCAGAAGACAAAACggttggataaattaaaataataatatataaataacaaatattcaaaaaaactaaattcgtataaagaattaataaagttataaatatcAGATATTGGTACGGAATACAAAGATGTggaaagaattaagaaatttcTCGAGCAGTGCAAAAGTCATATCAATctacttttttaaaatcatattattttttagttataatatttaaaaatgagatGTATCTGAAATAAACCATGGTCATATgttgtcaaatataaaatttaattgaaaaagcTTTAATGAATGATATGACATTTGGGGTTCTGACATGAATTAAATGGCAAAGATATTCGAGATTATATCAGATTTGTAGACATGGAAGAAGATATGTAGCAGTTAAAATTATATCAGATTTAAACAGTTGTAtttaccaatatatatatatatatatatatatatatatatatatatatatatatatgtaatgtaAAAAAAGTCTATTATAATTGctacaaaatattacattggctatacaaaaaaagtaatacgttaaaataatattgttcagGGATGATTTCAGAGGCCATGATAATAGTCAAATATATTAAGAAGCACATTGACATGGCTGCTTGGTTCTTCACCGTCAACCTCAAGAAGTAATATATCTCCTTCCTGTAGTCCATGTAGTTCACAAAAGTTTTTCCATCCACTGCCAATCTTCACCGATCTTGCTCTAATTAACAATTTACATTGAACCTGTGCCTTTGGACCATAAAGCACAATTTCTGAGAAATTACTATTGCGAAAATACTTACACAGGTCTGAATTCAAATCCTGCGGagaccaaaaaaatattattacaaatgaaaattatatataaattaaaacgaatattagaaacaaacaaaattaatggtaaacagattacaaaaaaaaaggtaagaaaGATCACCAGAGAGCTTGATTTCCAGTTGTATTTAGAAAGGCGGAACTCAAAGTGAATTAATTTTGACGTTGTGAGTGGAAGATTTGATCGAACATGACTTTGAAATTTTTGCAAAGTAGTTTTTGAACACTGATCATAAAGGTGTATTTCAAAAAGAGAATTTCCAGTATGCCTTAAGTAACATACTCTGGGTGGTTTTATATCATAGAATTTTCTTATATCACACCACCCATGAGTAATCCTCGGATTATAAATATCCATGTTGAAGGTAACATGGTGCATATTACCATTGTTATCAGAAATTGTCCAAACTGGACCCAATTCACGGCCTAATGTAATGACAAACTTACGGTTCACGTCACCAAAATCCTTCAGAAAAAAGAgttcatgaaaaatatattatttaaattcaacagagaataataatgatgaataatttataagtgatgaattaaaaaaaaaacctgttCTTCGATGAACATAGTGAAGAATCCACCCTTCCACTTAGTTGCAAGTATGGATTGATCACCCAATATGCACTGTTTCGTCGTCATCTAAGAAGatggtataaaatatttaaaaaacattgaaaaacagaaaacatcATCATCTGAGAAGTGTAGTTCATAAAAAGGTAAAACTTTAACATGGTTATGatgaaaaacagaaaatcacGAAACAAATTTTTGGATGTGGACTGTCAAGAGAAGTGTAGttcataaaaaagttaaaagtttaACATGAAtacgttaaaaaaatttgtagaaGTGGTTGATGATCAAAAAGAGAATatgagaaataaagaaaatgatgatgatgatggaacAGAGAAAATGATGAAACATTGAAGATGATGAAACATCAAAGTTGCTGAAACAGAAAAGATGATGAAACATAAAAGACGATCATGTACAACTTGTcgttcataaaaatataaaagttaaacatgCATACCTTTGTGTAATGGAAAGCGCTTTGGTATCAGAAAGATTAGCCCAGATGAGtatgagaaaaagaagataagttgtaaattgtagaGGAAGGTGCGGTTTTTGACTGTGAAGAGAGGTCTTAGTAATCAAATATGTTTGTGATATGGAAAAGAAGATGGTGAGGATAGAGCAGTTTAAAAATGTTTGtgcaatagaaaagaaaatggtGATGATGAAACGGAGaagatgataaagaaaaaagatgatGAACAGAAGCCTAGGTAATAAAAGTGTAATAATTATGCATACATACCTTCCGTGTAATGGAGAAGCActtctgaaaatctgatttaAACAGATGAACACAGATGCGTATACTTGAAAGAAGAGTTCTTTGAATGTGAAGAGATGCAACGATAATCAAAGAGTTTTAGTGTTTATTGTGCAGTGCAATCATGATTTTCGTTTTGAAAAGTGTTTGAATGTGAAGAGATGCAACGATAATCAAAGAGTCTTACTGTTTATTGCGCAGTGCAATCATGATTTTCGTGTTGAAAAGTGTTTCAATGTGAAGAGATGTAGCTGATTGCGTAGTCCAGTCATGATTTTTGTCTTCAGAAGTGTTTGAAGGTGAAGAGATGTAGCGGTAATCAAAGAGTTTTAGTGTTGATTACATAGAGCAGTCATTATTAACGTCTTGAAAATTGTTTGAATGTGAAGAGATGTAGCGGTAATCAAAGCGTTTTAGTGTTGATTACATAGACCAGTCATTATTAGCGTCTTGAAAATCGTTTGAATGTGAAGAGATGAAATGGTAATCAAAACGTTTTAGTGTTGATTACGGTAATGTGGTCAGTGCATTTAATTTGATcttgagaaatgaaaagaaattttaaaaaatgaaacgtTTGTTGGCTTctgatttattatttaataaatataacgtGTAGCAGAGGAGATCCAGAGTTTAGTAatcattatctcgagcagtgcGATATTTAATGGATTTGAAAACTGATTGACAGGTTGATTTGAAGACAATTAAAACCACTTTTTGAAGGCGGTGAAATACAAAAAGCTTTCTAAACAGTCATTTCAAATTtctatttcaattaatattaaaaaatggttaaacagattataattcatttataacttaaaagattctaataataataattaatcatagTTCATTTTGTGTTATGGTCATTATTGttaagtaaaaatgaaattaagaataaattataattactaaaatgaagacgaaccaaaaataatacaaaataataaaatacatataataaaagtgaacaaaatttaacttatatattgAGATATATAATAACTGAATACAAAGTAAGAGTGCAATATAAAAAGttcaaactaaataaaataaaaaattacaactttAAAACCAAAAAAGTGGATAAAGAACTTTGATATCTCTGCTTGTTCTTTGactttcaacttcaaaaaataattcaGGGTGATCCTGTACAGAGAGTTGATGAAGAGCACAAAAGTCTTTCCAGCCAGATCCTATCTTAACAGACCTAcgtcttattatcaatttacaCTCGACCTTGCCTCGGGGTCCATGTAAAACAACAGAAGAAAGTCCACTGTTTTGAAAATAAGTAGCAAATTCTTTCTTCAAATACTGAAAAAAGAATGTCAAgagatattaattattataaagcaatggaaatttaaaataatattaaaaattcaaaactaaCCAGGTCGCTTGCTTGACAGTAGTATGTGGATAGTTCAACAGTAAAATGGATTAAGTTCGACATAGAGAGAGGACGACGTATGGCAACATTGTTGAGGAACTTGGTCTTGATTCCTGTGTTTGCAGAACGTTTAGAGACGTGGATTACGAAAGATGAATTTCCCACGTATTTGAACACAACCAACTTGTCTGACTGATCTCCATAGAAAGATCTTAGTTGGTTCCAGCCTTGAGTAATCATTGGAGTGTGAATATCCATGTTGTAAGTAACATGGTGAACATTACTTTGGTAATCCACAACAGTCCATTTAGCACCAAGGTCCTTCCAATAACGTATGATGAAGACTCGGTCGACGTGTCCACAGTCCTTAAAAGATCAATAagttaagaataaataaataaaagtatttatttaacattgaataaaaaaatatacctggtctatcaaaaacatagaaatgaaTCCGCCAACCAGATCTGAAGAAAGTATGGATTGTGGTGTGGGCATGGGTTCCATTGAAGCAGAATAGGTTGGTGATGAAGtaaaattgtaagagaagaaaatggttcACAGTAGAGAAATCAAATGTCTGACTTTGAATTGGTAAACACagggaatatatataaaagaaataggaGAAGTCAGACCTGTTGGAAGTATCCGTACAAAGTGAATAGTCTTAAGTGGTAAAAGTAGAGGTTAATAAATaccaattcaaaaattaaacgtgaaataaaaataaaaattatgaaacgtcGTAAAAGTataagtacaattttttaatgtaattttgtaATGTTGCTTTTTTTGAGGATGGTgtatatttaatattggaatataataaactttaataattataacgtgTGGCAGGTGATGCATCAGTTTAttcatcattatctcgagcagtgGGAAATTTAATGCTTTTCAATACTGATTGACAGGTTGATTTGGAGATTTATAAAAGAAGTATTTGAAGCGGTCAAGGGTGATTTGAAAAATGTGCAAATGAAAACGTGTGGCAGGTGATGGATCAGTTTAttcatcattatctcgagcagtgcgaaatttaatgcttttgaatactgattgacaGGTTAATTTGGAGATTTATAAAAGCAGTATTTGAAGCGGTGAAGGGTGATTTGAAAAATGTGCAAATGAAAACGAATATTGGGTTAAAATTTGTAGATTTGGTGATAgaatgaattattaaaaaaaaacaaaaacgaaaaaaaaaatgaaaaagtttaagaaagaaaaataaagaacatgAAGGGTTTGTATATTTACACTATATTTTGCCAAAATATAGTGTAAGTTGTTAACAATAAATAGATCTGCTGATTAAATGATGAACAAAAACCATGaccgaaaaaaaaatgaaaaagacatTTGAAGGTAGAAAAGTAAAGAAGATGAACGGtctcaaaagttaaaaaatacaGATAAGCAACAGTTAGATATACATAAACAGAAAAA encodes the following:
- the LOC114170394 gene encoding replication factor A protein 1-like — encoded protein: MSLSELQKQTQNVSQVTPEKENWNIIVRVIRSWFVPDFTKQRCPFSMELVIQDKEGSKIHASIRRTLIYKFQTEISEGGVYAIQNFSVAPNSGIYRTTHHPYKINFQFGTKVSLLDGNLVPDVKPQYTPLSLLTTTGFDTDYLVDVFGLLVGVGTERELQVDGKTTKLNVIAIEADGFRIECTLFGIYVDELNVFLSSGEVQNCAISIEFAKVKTFQDKVQLQNCKFCTRIKYNVNFKEASELKSRMIENNESPSQGLTQLSQTSKNTVEEDFLTVTPRTTIQGLKDCKEVATFILFGTINHILDEDDWWYTACVCNKAVYPDSKMFFCEKCNKHVIKVFPRYRIKVRVIDSSDSTTFVLFDRDATTLFKKTCADMLESHDKMNGCGNFPKEFEELVNQSLLFKVESRNDQTFKLEQSFRVKKICLDDDIIEKFNDSSLKSVDVYAGNGEFSREKQRVVNESTVDIVEDLLVRFTKETIDCASQSADLIKDTATNEDGNTSLKRESAKKTLSLESIEEDTSYQMENNFNQEQVVNTMSRYQFCIIHLEDEVVGFVDRAFAILYDHDLQRQWTLTDEEGNRHVVTYNKNLQKPMDLPSDFGNYLRQGRFKYILLHGPREIVKCKLLLRNHPKKSNKIGSGWKEFCTAHGFDQPIDLVFEVDQMKSNQNVKVLTYCNL
- the LOC114168294 gene encoding uncharacterized protein LOC114168294, which gives rise to MDIHTPMITQGWNQLRSFYGDQSDKLVVFKYVGNSSFVIHVSKRSANTGIKTKFLNNVAIRRPLSMSNLIHFTVELSTYYCQASDLYLKKEFATYFQNSGLSSVVLHGPRGKVECKLIIRRRSVKIGSGWKDFCALHQLSVQDHPELFFEVESQRTSRDIKVLYPLFWF